Sequence from the Thermoanaerobaculia bacterium genome:
GACAGCCACTCCAGCAGCTCGCCCTGGTCGGCGTGCGCGGAAAGCGAGGGGATCTGCTCGATTCGCGCGCGCACGGGCACGGACTCGCCGAGGATGCGCGCGGTGGCCGCGCCGTCCTCGATCTGGCGCCCGATCGTCTCTTCGGCCTGATACCCGACGAAGAGGAGCGTCGTCGAGGGATCGGGAAGCCGCACGCGGAGATGGTGCAGGATTCGGCCGCCGTTCAGCATCCCGGAGGCCGAGACGATGATGCCGGGCCCCGGGAGGCGGTTCAGGCTCTTCGACTCGTCGACCGTGCGGATCAGGCGGACCCATCTCCCGTCGATCGGCGAGAGGTCCTCGTCCTCGAGCTCGCGCATCTCGAGGTCGTGCTCGGTCCTGAAGTCCCGATAGATCTCGACGGCGGAGACCGCCATCGGGGAATCGACCCAGATCGGGAGGTCGTCGGGAATCTTCTTCTCGCGCTGGAGCCGGCGAAGGTAATAGAGGACCTCCTGCGTCCGGCCGACCGCGAAGGCGGGGATGAGGAGCATCCCGCGGCGGGCGATCGTCTCGGTCGTCACCCGCTCGAGCGCGGCGAGCGGCGATTCGGCGCCGTGGTTGCGGTCGCCGTACGTGGATTCGAGGAGCAGGTAGCTCGCGGCGAGGATCGGCTCGGGGTCCTTGAGGATCGGAACGTCGCGGCGGCCCACGTCTCCCGAAA
This genomic interval carries:
- a CDS encoding MBL fold metallo-hydrolase, which translates into the protein MRRLTFLGASGTVTGSRFLLESDQSTILVDCGLFQGGSALRAKNREPFPVDVQKIRAVLLTHAHIDHTGYLPRLVRQGYAAPVYCSAPTQALLRYLLPDAGRLQEEQAEYANRTGYSRHKPAEPLFTEEDAYRALKLLVPIPFDEPSKVLAGLEFSFHRVGHIIGAGFIRVQAGGKSILFSGDVGRRDVPILKDPEPILAASYLLLESTYGDRNHGAESPLAALERVTTETIARRGMLLIPAFAVGRTQEVLYYLRRLQREKKIPDDLPIWVDSPMAVSAVEIYRDFRTEHDLEMRELEDEDLSPIDGRWVRLIRTVDESKSLNRLPGPGIIVSASGMLNGGRILHHLRVRLPDPSTTLLFVGYQAEETIGRQIEDGAATARILGESVPVRARIEQIPSLSAHADQGELLEWLSKIPEPPVKTFLVHGEDPARQALAERIRAQMGFAVVLPVQNQVEDLP